The Anguilla rostrata isolate EN2019 chromosome 18, ASM1855537v3, whole genome shotgun sequence genome has a window encoding:
- the zfand4 gene encoding AN1-type zinc finger protein 4 isoform X1, with amino-acid sequence MTDRKEPPFFNEDNVGPFHFRLPRCESMELLIETLTGTRFQLRVSPFHTVVSVKAKIHRLEGIPVAQQHLIWNNVELEDEYCLYDYSIAEGSTLKLVLAMRGGPINTRRVAVDDSVKEMMEYMDTGRGGAWDEAPPNKQVTYLVYREGDQLNFFRVVDRGDGTLTPVRGSSVYNLYTEEEELGDSGSGLQALENSITMSKMRLLKAKMENMNLNKKPKKSAKLKPRPPGGPRTCSGYLAPGRQHRPFRVLPQIGQSPAPAAHLPPATGSAHPSLSSLPVPAPNEKPSQEPEGEEPWECPALGKILSPPKVSRLEGGRSEPLKDRALPPLSALATRGLPGAAEPHPAVGRAALMEESVLADPHKALPLDKKTPDPVTFDLPSQEVSRGDSLAAVAEQLPVASLLPQAVDQWVAGGYGVSTGTELRPLCASPSLSSALSPAPHPPPSPDPHLPPSPAPHPPPSPDPHLPPSLPAALSLAPHPPPSLPAALSPAPRRPPSFARLQAVHGDSPDVRPELLSNSEAQDVARITAKEPLSPLLASLSRRRSRGGGPGGLGRGCASIRLIQEDLLLSPSFMLSAVLFQSVDQSAGALSSSGSQGPPTLLLPPVKGPPGSRKKSSRHCYLCRKKTGLASSFQCRCGNSFCASHRYAEAHDCSFDYKSAGRRFLQETNPVVTAPKLPKI; translated from the exons ATGACGGACAGGAAGGAGCCGCCCTTCTTCAACGAGGACAACGTGGGGCCCTTCCACTTCAGGCTGCCGCGCTGCGAGAGCATGGAGCTGCTGATCGAGACGCTGACGGGGACTCGCTTCCAGCTGCGCGTCTCGCCCTTCCACACCGTCGTCTCTGTCAAGGCTAAGATCCACAGGCTGGAAG GTATCCCGGTTGCCCAGCAACACTTGATCTGGAATAATGTGGAGCTGGAAGATGAGTACTGCCTGTATGATTACAG catTGCAGAAGGGAGCACTCTGAAGCTGGTTCTGGCTATGAGAGGAGGTCCCATCAACACCAGAAGAG TTGCTGTGGACGACTCGGTGAAGGAGATGATGGAGTACATGGAcacggggcggggtggggcttGGGATGAGGCCCCACCCAACAAGCAGGTTACGTATCTGGTGTACCGCGAGGGCGACCAGCTGAACTTCTTCCGGGTCGTGGACCGAGGTGACGGCACTCTTACACCGGTCAG gggcaGCTCGGTGTATAACCTGTacactgaggaagaggagctgggGGATTCGGGCTCAGGCCTGCAGGCCTTAGAGAACTCCATCACTATGAGCAAGATGAGGCTGCTGAAGGCAAAGATGGAGAACATGAATCTCAACAAAAAG CCCAAGAAGAGCGCGAAGCTGAAGCCCAGGCCTCCGGGCGGGCCTCGTACCTGTAGCGGCTACCTGGCGCCTGGGCGACAGCACCGGCCTTTCCGGGTCCTTCCGCAGATCGGCCAGTCCCCGGCCCCTGCAGCGCACCTACCTCCGGCcactggctccgcccacccgtCCCTCTCCTCGCTCCCAGTTCCCGCCCCCAATGAAAAACCCTCACAGGAgccggagggggaggagccatggGAGTGCCCCGCCCTCGGCAAAATCCTGTCCCCTCCCAAGGTGTCCCGACTGGAGGGGGGCAGGTCCGAGCCGCTGAAAGACCGTGCGCTCCCACCCCTCTCTGCTCTGGCCACCAGAGGCCTACCTGGTGCTGCAGAGCCACACCCCGCAGTAGGCCGGGCGGCTCTGATGGAGGAGTCGGTGCTGGCAGACCCTCACAAGGCTCTACCGCTTGATAAAAAGACGCCAGATccggtgacctttgacctgccaTCCCAGGAGGTCAGCCGGGGGGACTCGTTAGCGGCGGTTGCTGAGCAGCTGCCCGTGGCGTCGCTGTTGCCTCAGGCCGTGGACCAGTGGGTGGCGGGTGGCTATGGTGTGTCCACCGGGACCGAACTCAGGCCCCTTTGCGCTTCCCCCAGCCTGTCCTCTGCcctgagccccgccccacacccgccccccagccccgacccccatctgccccccagccccgccccacacccgccccccagccccgacccccacctgccccccagcCTGCCTGCTGCCCTGAGCCTCGCCCCACACCCGCCCCCCAGCCTGCCTGCTGCCCTGAGCCCCGCCCCACGCCGCCCCCCCAGCTTCGCCCGCCTCCAGGCCGTCCACGGGGACTCCCCTGACGTGCGGCCCGAGCTCCTCTCCAATAGTGAGGCGCAGGATGTCGCCCGAATAACCGCCAAGGAGCCCCTGTCCCCTCTGCTGGCCTCTCTGTCccggaggaggagcagaggggggggCCCAGGGGGGCTGGGCCGGGGCTGTGCAAGCATCCGCCTGATCCAGGAGGACCTGCTGCTGAGCCCCTCCTTTATG CTGTCTGCCGTTCTGTTTCAGTCTGTGGACCAGTCAGCGGGGGCTCTCAGCAGCTCAGGGAGCCAAG GCCCCCCCACACTTCTCCTCCCTCCGGTGAAGGGCCCCCCCGGCTCACGGAAGAAAAGCTCCAGGCACTGTTACCTGTGCAGAAAGAAGACAGGCCTGGCCAGCAGCTTCCAGTGCAG GTGTGGAAACAGTTTCTGTGCCTCTCACCGCTACGCTGAGGCCCACGACTGCAGCTTCGACTACAAGAGCGCTGGCCGCCGCTTCCTGCAGGAAACCAACCCCGTCGTCACGGCGCCCAAGCTGCCCAAGATCTGA
- the zfand4 gene encoding AN1-type zinc finger protein 4 isoform X2, whose translation MTDRKEPPFFNEDNVGPFHFRLPRCESMELLIETLTGTRFQLRVSPFHTVVSVKAKIHRLEGIPVAQQHLIWNNVELEDEYCLYDYSIAEGSTLKLVLAMRGGPINTRRVAVDDSVKEMMEYMDTGRGGAWDEAPPNKQVTYLVYREGDQLNFFRVVDRGDGTLTPVRGSSVYNLYTEEEELGDSGSGLQALENSITMSKMRLLKAKMENMNLNKKPKKSAKLKPRPPGGPRTCSGYLAPGRQHRPFRVLPQIGQSPAPAAHLPPATGSAHPSLSSLPVPAPNEKPSQEPEGEEPWECPALGKILSPPKVSRLEGGRSEPLKDRALPPLSALATRGLPGAAEPHPAVGRAALMEESVLADPHKALPLDKKTPDPVTFDLPSQEVSRGDSLAAVAEQLPVASLLPQAVDQWVAGGYGVSTGTELRPLCASPSLSSALSPAPHPPPSPDPHLPPSPAPHPPPSPDPHLPPSLPAALSLAPHPPPSLPAALSPAPRRPPSFARLQAVHGDSPDVRPELLSNSEAQDVARITAKEPLSPLLASLSRRRSRGGGPGGLGRGCASIRLIQEDLLLSPSFMSVDQSAGALSSSGSQGPPTLLLPPVKGPPGSRKKSSRHCYLCRKKTGLASSFQCRCGNSFCASHRYAEAHDCSFDYKSAGRRFLQETNPVVTAPKLPKI comes from the exons ATGACGGACAGGAAGGAGCCGCCCTTCTTCAACGAGGACAACGTGGGGCCCTTCCACTTCAGGCTGCCGCGCTGCGAGAGCATGGAGCTGCTGATCGAGACGCTGACGGGGACTCGCTTCCAGCTGCGCGTCTCGCCCTTCCACACCGTCGTCTCTGTCAAGGCTAAGATCCACAGGCTGGAAG GTATCCCGGTTGCCCAGCAACACTTGATCTGGAATAATGTGGAGCTGGAAGATGAGTACTGCCTGTATGATTACAG catTGCAGAAGGGAGCACTCTGAAGCTGGTTCTGGCTATGAGAGGAGGTCCCATCAACACCAGAAGAG TTGCTGTGGACGACTCGGTGAAGGAGATGATGGAGTACATGGAcacggggcggggtggggcttGGGATGAGGCCCCACCCAACAAGCAGGTTACGTATCTGGTGTACCGCGAGGGCGACCAGCTGAACTTCTTCCGGGTCGTGGACCGAGGTGACGGCACTCTTACACCGGTCAG gggcaGCTCGGTGTATAACCTGTacactgaggaagaggagctgggGGATTCGGGCTCAGGCCTGCAGGCCTTAGAGAACTCCATCACTATGAGCAAGATGAGGCTGCTGAAGGCAAAGATGGAGAACATGAATCTCAACAAAAAG CCCAAGAAGAGCGCGAAGCTGAAGCCCAGGCCTCCGGGCGGGCCTCGTACCTGTAGCGGCTACCTGGCGCCTGGGCGACAGCACCGGCCTTTCCGGGTCCTTCCGCAGATCGGCCAGTCCCCGGCCCCTGCAGCGCACCTACCTCCGGCcactggctccgcccacccgtCCCTCTCCTCGCTCCCAGTTCCCGCCCCCAATGAAAAACCCTCACAGGAgccggagggggaggagccatggGAGTGCCCCGCCCTCGGCAAAATCCTGTCCCCTCCCAAGGTGTCCCGACTGGAGGGGGGCAGGTCCGAGCCGCTGAAAGACCGTGCGCTCCCACCCCTCTCTGCTCTGGCCACCAGAGGCCTACCTGGTGCTGCAGAGCCACACCCCGCAGTAGGCCGGGCGGCTCTGATGGAGGAGTCGGTGCTGGCAGACCCTCACAAGGCTCTACCGCTTGATAAAAAGACGCCAGATccggtgacctttgacctgccaTCCCAGGAGGTCAGCCGGGGGGACTCGTTAGCGGCGGTTGCTGAGCAGCTGCCCGTGGCGTCGCTGTTGCCTCAGGCCGTGGACCAGTGGGTGGCGGGTGGCTATGGTGTGTCCACCGGGACCGAACTCAGGCCCCTTTGCGCTTCCCCCAGCCTGTCCTCTGCcctgagccccgccccacacccgccccccagccccgacccccatctgccccccagccccgccccacacccgccccccagccccgacccccacctgccccccagcCTGCCTGCTGCCCTGAGCCTCGCCCCACACCCGCCCCCCAGCCTGCCTGCTGCCCTGAGCCCCGCCCCACGCCGCCCCCCCAGCTTCGCCCGCCTCCAGGCCGTCCACGGGGACTCCCCTGACGTGCGGCCCGAGCTCCTCTCCAATAGTGAGGCGCAGGATGTCGCCCGAATAACCGCCAAGGAGCCCCTGTCCCCTCTGCTGGCCTCTCTGTCccggaggaggagcagaggggggggCCCAGGGGGGCTGGGCCGGGGCTGTGCAAGCATCCGCCTGATCCAGGAGGACCTGCTGCTGAGCCCCTCCTTTATG TCTGTGGACCAGTCAGCGGGGGCTCTCAGCAGCTCAGGGAGCCAAG GCCCCCCCACACTTCTCCTCCCTCCGGTGAAGGGCCCCCCCGGCTCACGGAAGAAAAGCTCCAGGCACTGTTACCTGTGCAGAAAGAAGACAGGCCTGGCCAGCAGCTTCCAGTGCAG GTGTGGAAACAGTTTCTGTGCCTCTCACCGCTACGCTGAGGCCCACGACTGCAGCTTCGACTACAAGAGCGCTGGCCGCCGCTTCCTGCAGGAAACCAACCCCGTCGTCACGGCGCCCAAGCTGCCCAAGATCTGA
- the zfand4 gene encoding AN1-type zinc finger protein 4 isoform X3, with protein MTDRKEPPFFNEDNVGPFHFRLPRCESMELLIETLTGTRFQLRVSPFHTVVSVKAKIHRLEGIPVAQQHLIWNNVELEDEYCLYDYSIAEGSTLKLVLAMRGGPINTRRVAVDDSVKEMMEYMDTGRGGAWDEAPPNKQVTYLVYREGDQLNFFRVVDRGDGTLTPVRGSSVYNLYTEEEELGDSGSGLQALENSITMSKMRLLKAKMENMNLNKKPKKSAKLKPRPPGGPRTCSGYLAPGRQHRPFRVLPQIGQSPAPAAHLPPATGSAHPSLSSLPVPAPNEKPSQEPEGEEPWECPALGKILSPPKVSRLEGGRSEPLKDRALPPLSALATRGLPGAAEPHPAVGRAALMEESVLADPHKALPLDKKTPDPVTFDLPSQEVSRGDSLAAVAEQLPVASLLPQAVDQWVAGGYGVSTGTELRPLCASPSLSSALSPAPHPPPSPDPHLPPSPAPHPPPSPDPHLPPSLPAALSLAPHPPPSLPAALSPAPRRPPSFARLQAVHGDSPDVRPELLSNSEAQDVARITAKEPLSPLLASLSRRRSRGGGPGGLGRGCASIRLIQEDLLLSPSFMAPPHFSSLR; from the exons ATGACGGACAGGAAGGAGCCGCCCTTCTTCAACGAGGACAACGTGGGGCCCTTCCACTTCAGGCTGCCGCGCTGCGAGAGCATGGAGCTGCTGATCGAGACGCTGACGGGGACTCGCTTCCAGCTGCGCGTCTCGCCCTTCCACACCGTCGTCTCTGTCAAGGCTAAGATCCACAGGCTGGAAG GTATCCCGGTTGCCCAGCAACACTTGATCTGGAATAATGTGGAGCTGGAAGATGAGTACTGCCTGTATGATTACAG catTGCAGAAGGGAGCACTCTGAAGCTGGTTCTGGCTATGAGAGGAGGTCCCATCAACACCAGAAGAG TTGCTGTGGACGACTCGGTGAAGGAGATGATGGAGTACATGGAcacggggcggggtggggcttGGGATGAGGCCCCACCCAACAAGCAGGTTACGTATCTGGTGTACCGCGAGGGCGACCAGCTGAACTTCTTCCGGGTCGTGGACCGAGGTGACGGCACTCTTACACCGGTCAG gggcaGCTCGGTGTATAACCTGTacactgaggaagaggagctgggGGATTCGGGCTCAGGCCTGCAGGCCTTAGAGAACTCCATCACTATGAGCAAGATGAGGCTGCTGAAGGCAAAGATGGAGAACATGAATCTCAACAAAAAG CCCAAGAAGAGCGCGAAGCTGAAGCCCAGGCCTCCGGGCGGGCCTCGTACCTGTAGCGGCTACCTGGCGCCTGGGCGACAGCACCGGCCTTTCCGGGTCCTTCCGCAGATCGGCCAGTCCCCGGCCCCTGCAGCGCACCTACCTCCGGCcactggctccgcccacccgtCCCTCTCCTCGCTCCCAGTTCCCGCCCCCAATGAAAAACCCTCACAGGAgccggagggggaggagccatggGAGTGCCCCGCCCTCGGCAAAATCCTGTCCCCTCCCAAGGTGTCCCGACTGGAGGGGGGCAGGTCCGAGCCGCTGAAAGACCGTGCGCTCCCACCCCTCTCTGCTCTGGCCACCAGAGGCCTACCTGGTGCTGCAGAGCCACACCCCGCAGTAGGCCGGGCGGCTCTGATGGAGGAGTCGGTGCTGGCAGACCCTCACAAGGCTCTACCGCTTGATAAAAAGACGCCAGATccggtgacctttgacctgccaTCCCAGGAGGTCAGCCGGGGGGACTCGTTAGCGGCGGTTGCTGAGCAGCTGCCCGTGGCGTCGCTGTTGCCTCAGGCCGTGGACCAGTGGGTGGCGGGTGGCTATGGTGTGTCCACCGGGACCGAACTCAGGCCCCTTTGCGCTTCCCCCAGCCTGTCCTCTGCcctgagccccgccccacacccgccccccagccccgacccccatctgccccccagccccgccccacacccgccccccagccccgacccccacctgccccccagcCTGCCTGCTGCCCTGAGCCTCGCCCCACACCCGCCCCCCAGCCTGCCTGCTGCCCTGAGCCCCGCCCCACGCCGCCCCCCCAGCTTCGCCCGCCTCCAGGCCGTCCACGGGGACTCCCCTGACGTGCGGCCCGAGCTCCTCTCCAATAGTGAGGCGCAGGATGTCGCCCGAATAACCGCCAAGGAGCCCCTGTCCCCTCTGCTGGCCTCTCTGTCccggaggaggagcagaggggggggCCCAGGGGGGCTGGGCCGGGGCTGTGCAAGCATCCGCCTGATCCAGGAGGACCTGCTGCTGAGCCCCTCCTTTATG GCCCCCCCACACTTCTCCTCCCTCCGGTGA